The Flavobacterium sp. 123 genome contains a region encoding:
- the ftsA gene encoding cell division protein FtsA — translation MEKENIAVGLDIGTTKIVAMIGKKNEYGKLEILGVGKSKSLGVARGVVNNITQTIQSIQQAIQEAENNSGYKIKDVVVGIAGQHIRSIQHTDYISRSNPEEVIGGNDIQLLIDQVNKLAMLPGEEIIHVLPQEFKIDGQTEIKEPIGMYGGRLESSFHVVVGQASSIRNVGRCIQSSGIELSGLTLEPLASSDAVLSQEEKEAGVALIDIGGGTTDLAIFKDGIIRHTAVIPFGGNVITDDIKEGCSIIEKQAELLKVKFGSAWPGENKDNEIVSIPGLRGREPKEISLKNLSKIIHARVVEIIEQVFTEIKAYGHEDPRKKLIAGIVLTGGGAQLQHIKQLVEYITGMDTRIGYPNEHLAGNSDEEISSPLYATAVGLVMNSIENQTQSAVRMDVIEAPKAPVYRQPVVAVQPESEEVDTIVEQEVRDFAKKEESTENKIRRSFFDRYVDKIKDFLDNAE, via the coding sequence ATGGAAAAAGAGAATATTGCAGTAGGTCTAGATATTGGGACAACCAAAATAGTTGCCATGATAGGCAAAAAAAATGAGTATGGGAAACTAGAGATTTTGGGTGTCGGAAAATCCAAAAGCTTAGGTGTGGCTAGAGGTGTGGTAAATAACATTACTCAAACTATTCAATCGATTCAACAAGCAATACAAGAAGCTGAAAATAATTCAGGTTATAAAATAAAAGATGTTGTTGTGGGTATAGCTGGTCAGCATATTCGTAGTATTCAACATACAGATTACATTAGCAGAAGCAATCCAGAAGAGGTGATTGGAGGGAATGATATTCAGCTTTTGATTGATCAAGTTAATAAATTGGCCATGTTGCCAGGGGAAGAAATAATTCACGTTTTGCCACAAGAATTTAAAATTGACGGTCAAACGGAAATTAAAGAACCAATAGGAATGTATGGTGGTAGATTAGAGTCTAGCTTTCATGTAGTTGTAGGTCAAGCTTCTTCTATTAGAAATGTAGGAAGATGTATTCAAAGTTCAGGTATAGAATTGTCTGGATTAACATTGGAGCCTTTAGCATCATCTGATGCTGTATTGAGTCAGGAAGAAAAAGAAGCAGGTGTTGCGCTTATAGATATAGGAGGAGGAACAACTGATTTAGCGATTTTTAAAGATGGAATAATTCGTCACACAGCCGTTATCCCTTTTGGAGGAAACGTTATTACAGATGATATTAAAGAAGGTTGCTCTATTATTGAAAAACAAGCGGAGTTATTGAAAGTAAAATTTGGTTCTGCTTGGCCAGGTGAAAATAAAGACAATGAAATTGTTTCTATACCAGGTCTTAGAGGAAGAGAACCAAAAGAAATTTCTTTGAAAAATTTGTCTAAAATAATTCATGCACGTGTTGTTGAAATTATTGAACAAGTTTTTACAGAAATAAAAGCATACGGTCACGAAGACCCAAGAAAAAAATTAATTGCAGGAATCGTTCTTACAGGTGGTGGTGCACAACTGCAACATATCAAACAACTAGTGGAGTACATCACTGGAATGGATACTAGAATAGGATATCCAAACGAGCATTTGGCTGGGAATTCTGATGAGGAAATATCAAGTCCTTTATATGCAACAGCAGTAGGTTTGGTAATGAATAGTATCGAAAATCAAACGCAAAGTGCTGTTCGAATGGATGTGATTGAAGCTCCAAAAGCGCCAGTTTACAGACAGCCCGTTGTAGCTGTTCAACCTGAAAGCGAAGAAGTGGATACTATAGTTGAACAAGAAGTTAGAGACTTTGCTAAAAAAGAAGAGTCAACAGAAAATAAAATTAGGAGATCTTTTTTTGACAGATATGTCGATAAAATCAAAGATTTTTTAGACAATGCAGAATAA
- the murC gene encoding UDP-N-acetylmuramate--L-alanine ligase, whose amino-acid sequence MNLNQIHNVYFIGIGGIGMSSLARYFKTLGKQVSGYDKTPSMLTNELIESGISIHFEDKISLIPKDYYVENTLVIITPAVPITHSEWNYFLERDYQVKKRAEVLGIITQDTFCFAVAGTHGKTTTSSILGHVLHESGADVTAFVGGIVENYNSNLIGNGKTVTVVEADEFDRSFLHLHPDIACVTSMDADHLDIYGTSEAIEASFVEFANKVEDKSKLFITKELPLEGVTCAVNEEAVYKAFNVRVGNGSYVFDVQTPTEIIKDLQFGLPGKHNLMNALMAIAMAKTYGTPTEAIAKAIASFQGIRRRFSYQIKTDNLVYIDDYAHHPTEINAVHQAVRELYPNQKVLTIFQPHLFSRTKDFADDFAKSLSAFDEVILLDIYPARELPMEGITSQWLMGKMTNDAKKLVTKEDLIPTILASDARIIVTVGAGDLGEMVPSIKKALNETI is encoded by the coding sequence ATGAATTTAAATCAAATACATAACGTCTATTTCATAGGAATTGGAGGGATAGGAATGAGTTCTTTGGCTCGCTATTTTAAAACCTTAGGGAAGCAAGTTTCTGGTTATGACAAGACGCCTTCAATGTTAACTAATGAGTTGATCGAAAGTGGTATTTCAATTCATTTTGAAGATAAAATAAGTTTGATTCCTAAAGATTATTATGTCGAAAATACATTGGTAATTATTACTCCTGCAGTGCCTATTACACATTCAGAGTGGAATTACTTTTTGGAACGTGATTATCAAGTTAAAAAACGAGCAGAAGTTCTAGGAATAATTACGCAAGATACTTTTTGTTTTGCGGTAGCTGGAACGCATGGTAAAACTACAACTTCAAGTATATTAGGACATGTTTTACATGAAAGTGGTGCTGATGTTACTGCTTTTGTTGGTGGTATAGTTGAAAATTATAATTCGAATTTAATAGGAAACGGAAAAACGGTTACCGTAGTTGAAGCTGATGAATTTGATCGTTCGTTCTTGCATTTGCATCCAGATATTGCTTGTGTAACTTCTATGGATGCAGACCATTTAGATATATACGGAACTAGCGAAGCTATTGAAGCTTCTTTTGTTGAATTTGCAAATAAAGTTGAGGATAAATCAAAGCTTTTTATAACTAAAGAATTGCCACTTGAAGGAGTTACTTGTGCGGTAAACGAAGAAGCTGTATATAAAGCATTTAATGTAAGAGTAGGAAATGGCAGTTATGTCTTTGATGTGCAAACGCCAACAGAAATTATAAAAGATTTACAATTTGGATTGCCAGGAAAACATAATTTAATGAATGCATTAATGGCTATTGCAATGGCGAAAACTTACGGCACCCCGACCGAGGCTATTGCAAAAGCCATTGCTTCATTCCAAGGAATAAGAAGAAGATTTTCGTATCAAATCAAAACAGATAATTTGGTTTATATCGATGATTATGCGCATCATCCAACGGAAATAAATGCAGTGCACCAAGCGGTTAGAGAATTGTATCCAAACCAAAAAGTTTTGACAATTTTTCAGCCACACTTATTTAGTAGAACAAAAGATTTTGCAGATGATTTTGCTAAAAGTTTATCCGCTTTTGATGAGGTTATTCTATTAGATATTTATCCAGCTCGTGAATTGCCTATGGAAGGAATTACGTCGCAATGGTTAATGGGTAAAATGACTAATGATGCTAAAAAATTAGTAACTAAAGAAGATTTGATTCCTACAATTTTAGCTAGCGATGCACGAATAATTGTAACAGTTGGAGCTGGGGATTTAGGAGAAATGGTACCGTCAATTAAAAAAGCATTAAATGAAACTATTTAA
- a CDS encoding CBS domain-containing protein has translation MKNRVPVSVIMTKNVIKLNLADDLTKAEQLFKQYKIRHIPVVDGNKIIGMLSYTDLLRISFVDAVDDDAEIVDTTVYNMFTVEQVMAKKLVTISPETTIKETAEILSKKEFHALPVCMGDLLVGIVTTTDLIKYLIDQYKN, from the coding sequence ATGAAAAATAGAGTCCCAGTCTCCGTAATAATGACCAAAAATGTCATAAAATTAAATCTTGCAGATGATTTGACTAAAGCGGAACAACTTTTTAAGCAATATAAAATTAGGCACATACCAGTAGTAGATGGTAATAAAATAATTGGGATGTTGAGTTATACTGATTTGTTGAGAATCTCCTTTGTGGATGCAGTTGATGACGATGCTGAAATTGTTGACACTACTGTTTATAATATGTTTACGGTAGAGCAGGTTATGGCGAAAAAATTAGTCACTATTTCTCCTGAAACAACTATTAAAGAAACGGCTGAAATTTTATCTAAAAAAGAATTTCATGCTTTACCAGTTTGTATGGGAGATTTATTAGTAGGAATCGTCACAACAACTGATTTGATAAAATATTTAATAGATCAGTATAAAAACTAA
- a CDS encoding polyribonucleotide nucleotidyltransferase, with product MIPKVSREIIDLGDGRSISIETGKLAKQADGSVVVQMGDSMLLATVVSARKASPGVDFLPLTVDYREKFAAAGRFPGGFFKREARPSDSEVLTMRLVDRVLRPLFPDDYHAETQVMIQLMSHDDNVMPDALAGLAASAALAVSDLPFSTLISEVRVARIDGKFIINPSRTQLELSDIDMMIGASKDSIAMVEGEMKEISEKEMVEAIKFAHEAIKVQIAAQERLQVAFGKKEMRTYEEEKQDEAIYTKVKTAAYDLCYAIAKEGTAKHERTAQFSDVKEVVKSLFTEEELAENGDLVGKYFYKTQKEAVRNVILDLGLRLDGRKTTEIRPIWAEVDYLPSVHGSSIFTRGETQALATATLGTSREANQIDSPSEQGEEKFYLHYNFPPFSTGEAKPLRGTSRREVGHGNLAQRALKNMIPADCPYTIRIVSEVLESNGSSSMATVCAGTLALMDAGIQMIKPVSGIAMGLITDGDRFAVLSDILGDEDHLGDMDFKVTGTADGITACQMDIKIEGLKYNIMEEALAQARDGRLHILGKITDTLAAPKADVKAYAPKIITRTIPGNFIGALIGPGGKVIQELQKATGTTIVINEVDEQGVIEILGTDPAGIEAVLAKIQSITFKPQLGEAYEVKVIKMLDFGAVVEYTAAPGNEVLLHVSELAWERTENVSDVVKMGDIFQVKYLGVDPKTRKEKVSRKALLPRPPREDKKE from the coding sequence ATGATTCCAAAAGTTTCAAGAGAAATTATCGATTTAGGAGATGGCAGAAGCATCTCAATCGAGACAGGAAAATTAGCAAAACAAGCTGATGGTTCTGTAGTAGTACAAATGGGAGATTCTATGTTGCTTGCAACAGTAGTATCTGCCAGAAAAGCAAGTCCTGGAGTGGACTTTTTACCATTAACGGTAGATTACCGTGAAAAATTTGCTGCAGCAGGTCGTTTTCCTGGTGGATTTTTCAAAAGAGAAGCAAGACCAAGCGATAGCGAAGTTTTGACAATGAGATTAGTTGACCGTGTTTTACGTCCACTTTTCCCAGATGATTATCACGCAGAAACACAAGTTATGATTCAATTAATGTCTCATGATGATAACGTGATGCCAGATGCATTAGCTGGTTTAGCTGCATCAGCGGCTTTAGCAGTTTCTGACTTACCTTTTTCAACTTTAATTTCAGAAGTTCGTGTTGCACGAATTGATGGAAAATTCATCATCAATCCAAGTCGTACTCAATTAGAATTATCAGATATTGATATGATGATTGGTGCTTCAAAAGATTCTATCGCAATGGTAGAAGGTGAGATGAAAGAAATTTCAGAGAAAGAAATGGTAGAAGCAATTAAATTTGCTCACGAAGCTATTAAAGTTCAAATTGCTGCTCAAGAACGTTTACAAGTTGCTTTTGGTAAAAAAGAAATGAGAACGTACGAAGAAGAGAAACAAGATGAAGCTATTTATACTAAAGTAAAAACTGCTGCTTACGATTTATGTTACGCTATTGCAAAAGAAGGAACAGCGAAACACGAAAGAACAGCGCAATTTTCTGATGTAAAAGAAGTAGTAAAATCTTTATTTACAGAAGAAGAATTAGCAGAAAATGGTGATTTAGTAGGTAAATATTTCTACAAAACACAAAAAGAAGCAGTTCGTAATGTAATCTTAGATTTAGGTTTACGTCTAGACGGAAGAAAAACTACTGAAATCAGACCAATCTGGGCTGAAGTAGATTATTTACCATCTGTTCATGGATCTTCAATCTTTACAAGAGGAGAAACTCAAGCATTGGCTACAGCAACTTTAGGAACTTCTAGAGAAGCAAACCAAATTGACTCTCCATCTGAACAAGGAGAAGAAAAATTCTATTTACACTATAACTTCCCTCCATTCTCAACTGGTGAAGCTAAACCTCTAAGAGGAACTTCAAGAAGAGAGGTTGGACACGGAAACTTAGCACAACGTGCTTTGAAAAACATGATTCCTGCTGATTGCCCTTACACAATTCGTATTGTATCTGAAGTATTAGAATCTAATGGTTCTTCTTCAATGGCTACAGTATGTGCTGGAACATTAGCCCTTATGGATGCTGGTATACAAATGATTAAACCAGTTTCTGGAATTGCAATGGGATTGATTACTGACGGAGATCGTTTTGCTGTATTGTCAGACATCTTAGGTGATGAAGATCATTTAGGAGATATGGACTTTAAAGTAACTGGAACTGCTGACGGTATCACTGCTTGTCAAATGGACATCAAAATCGAAGGATTAAAATACAACATCATGGAAGAAGCATTAGCTCAAGCTCGTGATGGACGTTTGCATATCCTTGGAAAAATAACAGATACTTTAGCTGCTCCAAAAGCAGATGTTAAAGCATATGCTCCAAAAATTATTACAAGAACAATTCCTGGTAATTTTATTGGTGCTTTGATTGGACCTGGTGGAAAAGTAATTCAAGAATTACAAAAAGCAACTGGAACAACTATCGTAATCAACGAAGTAGATGAACAAGGAGTTATTGAAATTCTTGGTACAGATCCTGCTGGAATTGAAGCAGTATTGGCTAAAATACAGTCAATTACTTTCAAACCACAATTAGGAGAAGCTTACGAAGTTAAAGTAATCAAGATGCTAGATTTTGGTGCTGTTGTAGAATATACAGCGGCTCCTGGAAACGAAGTTTTACTTCATGTATCTGAATTGGCATGGGAACGTACAGAAAATGTTTCTGACGTTGTAAAAATGGGAGATATATTCCAAGTAAAATATCTTGGTGTTGACCCTAAAACCAGAAAAGAAAAAGTGTCAAGAAAAGCACTTTTGCCAAGACCTCCACGTGAGGACAAAAAAGAGTAA
- the ftsZ gene encoding cell division protein FtsZ gives MMSNSEFGSISFDLPKNQSNVIKVIGVGGGGSNAINHMFKQGIKGVDFIVCNTDSQALQNSAVPNKIQLGVNLTEGLGAGANPDVGQQSAIESIADIEKMLDRNTKMVFITAGMGGGTGTGAAPVIAQLAKEREILTVGIVTIPFLFEGKVRQEQALLGIEKLRKQVDSLIVINNNKLREVYGNLGFKAGFSKADEVLATASRGIAEVITHHYTQNIDLRDAKTVLSNSGTAIMGSAVAEGENRAKEAIIAALDSPLLNDNKITGAKNVLLLIVSGSNEITLDEIGEINDHIQSEAGYNANIIMGVGEDETLGEAIAVTIIATGFDIEQQNEIVNTEPKKIIHTLEDEQKSVHNLSNKPVAAFDLNNETPVSNSSERIVFELLEDTVVPEAVIVPEVVVVPEPVVAVAPPVINKEELMVMSEFIKNLDVTFEIVSPINDIDFTFTTPEQHEIQQVKAAQPKAVEKQEQTSFSFDLPLFKSEPVAKQEVVEEKKVLFELTNETRDIKVNEAVQFVPVTELTDKGIIKYSLEEYMEIENDFSTAKVVEKPVEVVPAELNITMKRVEESIHSTSNFEAISPMEMTIEETLRLRADERRKKLKEFNYKFHNNVSKIDEYEREPAYKRLGIDISNNQPNNTNSRISVGTDSNNDLQLRSNNSYLHDNVD, from the coding sequence ATGATGAGCAACTCAGAATTTGGAAGTATTTCATTTGATTTACCAAAGAATCAATCAAATGTAATAAAAGTTATTGGTGTAGGTGGAGGCGGAAGCAATGCTATAAACCACATGTTTAAACAAGGAATCAAAGGGGTAGATTTTATTGTTTGTAATACAGACTCTCAGGCTTTGCAAAACAGTGCTGTGCCAAATAAAATTCAGTTAGGTGTAAACTTAACCGAAGGTCTTGGAGCAGGTGCAAATCCAGATGTAGGACAACAATCAGCTATTGAAAGTATTGCAGACATTGAAAAAATGTTAGATCGTAACACTAAGATGGTATTTATTACTGCTGGTATGGGTGGAGGAACTGGTACAGGTGCTGCTCCAGTAATTGCTCAATTAGCTAAAGAAAGAGAAATTCTTACGGTTGGTATTGTTACAATTCCTTTTCTATTTGAAGGTAAAGTGCGTCAAGAACAAGCTTTATTAGGAATTGAAAAATTACGCAAACAAGTAGATTCTTTGATTGTTATTAATAATAACAAACTTAGAGAAGTATATGGAAATTTAGGTTTTAAAGCTGGGTTTTCAAAAGCGGATGAAGTATTAGCTACAGCCTCAAGAGGAATAGCGGAAGTAATTACACATCACTATACTCAAAATATCGATTTAAGAGACGCTAAAACTGTTTTATCTAATAGTGGAACCGCAATAATGGGTTCTGCAGTTGCTGAAGGAGAAAACAGAGCAAAAGAAGCTATTATTGCTGCTTTAGATTCTCCGTTATTGAATGACAATAAAATTACAGGTGCCAAAAACGTATTGTTGCTTATCGTTTCGGGTTCTAATGAAATTACTTTGGACGAAATAGGTGAAATCAATGACCATATTCAGTCTGAAGCAGGGTATAATGCTAATATTATCATGGGTGTTGGTGAAGACGAAACACTTGGTGAAGCTATTGCAGTTACTATTATCGCTACAGGTTTTGATATTGAACAACAAAACGAAATAGTAAATACAGAGCCTAAAAAAATAATTCACACTTTAGAAGATGAGCAAAAAAGTGTTCATAATCTATCAAATAAACCAGTTGCAGCATTTGATTTGAATAATGAAACTCCAGTTTCAAATTCATCGGAGCGTATTGTTTTTGAATTATTAGAAGATACAGTAGTTCCAGAAGCTGTTATTGTTCCAGAAGTAGTTGTAGTTCCTGAGCCAGTTGTAGCTGTAGCTCCTCCTGTAATTAATAAAGAAGAGTTGATGGTAATGTCTGAGTTTATTAAAAATTTAGATGTAACCTTTGAAATTGTATCACCAATAAATGATATTGATTTTACTTTTACAACACCAGAACAACACGAAATTCAGCAAGTAAAAGCAGCTCAACCAAAAGCAGTTGAAAAACAAGAACAAACTTCTTTTTCATTTGATTTGCCTCTTTTTAAATCAGAACCAGTAGCAAAACAAGAAGTAGTTGAAGAAAAGAAAGTTTTATTTGAATTAACAAATGAAACACGTGATATCAAAGTTAACGAAGCGGTTCAGTTTGTTCCTGTAACAGAATTAACGGATAAAGGAATCATTAAATATTCTCTAGAAGAATATATGGAAATAGAAAATGATTTCAGTACTGCAAAAGTGGTTGAAAAACCAGTAGAAGTAGTTCCAGCTGAATTGAATATTACAATGAAAAGAGTAGAGGAGTCGATTCATTCAACATCTAATTTCGAAGCTATTTCTCCAATGGAAATGACAATTGAAGAAACATTGAGACTGAGAGCAGATGAAAGAAGAAAGAAACTAAAAGAATTCAATTACAAATTCCATAATAATGTTTCTAAAATTGATGAATATGAAAGAGAGCCAGCTTACAAAAGACTAGGAATTGATATTTCGAACAATCAACCGAATAACACAAACTCGAGAATTTCTGTAGGGACAGATAGCAACAATGATCTACAGTTGCGTTCTAACAACTCGTATTTGCATGACAATGTAGATTAA
- a CDS encoding RNA polymerase sigma factor RpoD/SigA, which translates to MRQLKITKQVTNRETASLDKYLQEIGKVDLITADEEVELAQKIKAGDQRALEKLTKANLRFVVSVAKQYQNQGLTLPDLINEGNLGLIKAAQRFDETRGFKFISYAVWWIRQSILQALAEQSRIVRLPLNKIGSINKINKMYALLEQSNERPPSAEEIAKELDMTVNDVKESMKNSGRHLSMDAPLVEGEDSNLYDVLRSGESPNPDRELIHESLRTEIERSLETLTPREADVVRLYFGLGDQHPMTLEEIGETFDLTRERVRQIKEKAIRRLKHTSRSKILKTYLG; encoded by the coding sequence ATGAGACAACTTAAAATCACCAAGCAGGTTACCAATCGTGAAACCGCTTCATTAGACAAATATTTACAAGAAATTGGAAAAGTTGACCTTATTACCGCTGACGAAGAGGTAGAATTAGCTCAGAAAATTAAAGCCGGGGATCAAAGAGCCTTGGAGAAATTAACAAAAGCAAATTTACGTTTCGTAGTTTCGGTAGCTAAACAATACCAAAATCAAGGTTTGACACTTCCCGATTTGATTAATGAAGGAAATTTAGGATTGATAAAAGCAGCACAACGTTTTGATGAAACTCGTGGTTTCAAATTCATTTCGTATGCCGTTTGGTGGATTCGTCAATCTATTTTACAAGCATTGGCAGAACAATCTCGTATCGTTCGTTTGCCTTTGAACAAAATTGGTTCTATCAATAAAATCAACAAAATGTACGCTTTATTAGAGCAATCTAACGAACGTCCACCATCTGCTGAGGAAATTGCAAAAGAACTTGATATGACCGTAAATGATGTAAAAGAGTCTATGAAAAACTCTGGTCGTCACCTATCCATGGATGCACCTCTTGTAGAAGGAGAAGATTCTAACCTTTACGACGTATTGCGTTCTGGTGAATCACCAAATCCAGACAGAGAATTAATTCACGAATCATTACGTACCGAAATTGAACGTTCACTAGAAACATTAACTCCTAGAGAAGCTGATGTAGTTCGTTTGTACTTTGGTCTTGGAGATCAACACCCAATGACACTAGAAGAAATTGGAGAAACTTTTGATCTAACTCGTGAGCGTGTGCGTCAAATCAAAGAAAAAGCAATCCGCAGATTGAAACACACTTCAAGAAGTAAAATACTAAAAACCTATTTAGGTTAA
- a CDS encoding cell division protein FtsQ/DivIB: MKLFNLTNIRLVIMLVVVAFLFSFTSKRNAARKLAKSEVIFVGDNAPFVKQETVNKLLIENKKDASGIEKDKLDLNKLEKAVNAHQMIEKSEVFVSIDGVLKAVVKQKTPIARVFDGERSFYIDYKGNRMPLSANFAARVPLVSGIINKKNSKDLSELFREIHNDAFLKKNIIGVQIMPNGSLLMMNRNFDFRIDFGRMINVKRKFKNYKAFFQKAVLDSSLYKYNKIDLRFTEQVVCTK, encoded by the coding sequence ATGAAACTATTTAACCTAACAAATATTCGGTTAGTAATCATGCTTGTAGTGGTTGCTTTTCTGTTTTCGTTTACTTCAAAACGAAATGCAGCACGGAAATTAGCCAAGTCTGAGGTTATTTTTGTTGGAGATAACGCTCCTTTTGTTAAACAGGAAACGGTTAATAAATTGTTAATAGAAAATAAAAAGGATGCATCAGGCATTGAAAAAGATAAATTAGATTTGAATAAATTAGAAAAAGCTGTTAATGCACATCAGATGATTGAAAAGTCAGAAGTTTTTGTGAGTATTGATGGTGTTCTAAAAGCAGTTGTAAAACAAAAAACTCCTATAGCAAGAGTTTTTGATGGTGAGCGTTCTTTCTATATTGATTACAAAGGAAATAGAATGCCGTTGTCAGCAAATTTTGCAGCTCGAGTTCCACTTGTTTCGGGGATTATAAATAAAAAAAACAGCAAGGATTTATCCGAATTATTTCGTGAAATTCATAACGATGCGTTTTTGAAAAAAAACATCATTGGAGTTCAAATTATGCCTAATGGGAGCTTATTAATGATGAATAGGAATTTTGATTTTCGAATTGATTTCGGTAGAATGATAAATGTGAAACGAAAATTTAAAAATTATAAAGCTTTTTTTCAAAAAGCAGTTTTAGATAGTTCGTTATATAAATACAATAAAATTGATCTCCGTTTTACGGAACAAGTAGTTTGCACTAAATAA
- a CDS encoding GatB/YqeY domain-containing protein, with product MSLSIQIMDEIKVAMRAKDTVALEALRAIKSELLLAQTASGSKEEISADDEIKLLQRLVKTRKESARIFTEQNRLDLAEPELAQIAVIEKFLPAQLSEAEVEAVVAKIIAETGASGIASMGKVMGLAAAQLGGTAEGKTISTIVKKLLT from the coding sequence ATGAGTTTATCAATACAAATCATGGACGAAATCAAAGTAGCCATGAGAGCCAAAGACACTGTTGCTTTAGAAGCTTTAAGAGCTATTAAATCGGAATTATTATTAGCGCAAACTGCTTCAGGTTCAAAAGAAGAAATTAGTGCTGACGATGAAATTAAATTGCTTCAAAGATTAGTAAAAACACGTAAAGAAAGTGCTAGAATTTTCACAGAACAAAACCGTTTGGATTTGGCTGAACCAGAATTAGCTCAAATTGCTGTAATAGAAAAATTTTTACCAGCACAATTAAGTGAAGCTGAAGTTGAAGCAGTTGTTGCAAAAATCATTGCCGAAACCGGAGCATCAGGAATTGCTTCTATGGGTAAAGTAATGGGACTAGCAGCTGCACAATTAGGTGGAACTGCCGAAGGAAAAACTATTTCAACAATAGTAAAAAAACTATTGACATAA
- the rpe gene encoding ribulose-phosphate 3-epimerase: MKNTLIAPSVLAADFANLQRDIEMINNSQADWFHIDIMDGVFVPNISFGMPVLEAIKRHAKKTIDVHLMIVDPDRYIKTFAELGANVLTVHYEACPHLHRTLQAIKAEGMQAGVAINPHTNIELLEDVINDIDLVCIMSVNPGFGGQSFIENTYSKIEKLKALITRKGASTIIEIDGGVTNKNAVQLVKAGADVLVAGSFVFKAEDPTATVADLKKITSF; this comes from the coding sequence ATGAAAAATACACTTATTGCACCCTCAGTTCTTGCTGCCGATTTTGCAAACCTACAACGCGACATCGAAATGATTAACAACAGCCAAGCTGATTGGTTTCATATTGATATTATGGACGGTGTTTTTGTACCTAACATCTCTTTTGGAATGCCAGTCTTAGAAGCAATCAAAAGGCATGCAAAAAAAACAATCGATGTGCACTTAATGATAGTGGATCCAGATCGTTACATCAAGACATTCGCCGAATTAGGTGCTAATGTTCTAACAGTACATTACGAAGCTTGTCCACACTTACACAGAACCCTTCAAGCTATCAAAGCAGAAGGAATGCAAGCTGGAGTAGCCATCAATCCTCATACAAATATTGAGTTATTAGAAGACGTAATCAATGATATTGATTTAGTTTGCATTATGAGTGTTAACCCAGGATTTGGAGGCCAATCTTTTATTGAAAATACATATTCAAAAATCGAAAAACTAAAAGCATTAATTACGCGTAAAGGTGCTTCAACTATCATAGAAATTGATGGTGGTGTAACTAACAAAAACGCCGTACAACTTGTTAAAGCAGGCGCAGATGTTCTTGTAGCGGGAAGCTTTGTATTCAAAGCAGAAGATCCCACAGCAACTGTAGCAGACTTGAAAAAAATCACTTCTTTCTAA